The following proteins come from a genomic window of Vallitalea longa:
- a CDS encoding class II fructose-bisphosphate aldolase — protein MPLIPMKLLLDKAIEGKFAYGAFNVHTTNEVKAAIEIHETFRSPVILQVIEFATGFIAGRKDFLKATLEEKIEGIKIISKIIKEEADKTDIPVVLHLDHGHDKELVKACIDEGFTSVMIDGSYLPFEENIALTKEIVDYAHEKGVTVEGELGVLAGREDNANHSGSLYTDPNKVCEFFKKTSVDCLAISYGTSHGAAKGKDVVISKEIAIASYENMKFNKIKGALVSHGSSTVPQYLVEGINSLGGNLNNAHGIPIEQVLEVIPYGIAKINVGTDIRLAITRNVREYFNKNKNIDENSSVGEVKKIIDERPDLIDERVYLYPMYESVIAGTGMTPIENDILQCVEKGVKEIVGQLIVKYGQVGSVDLF, from the coding sequence ATGCCATTAATACCTATGAAATTATTACTTGATAAAGCTATAGAAGGAAAATTCGCTTATGGAGCATTTAATGTACATACAACAAACGAGGTAAAAGCAGCAATAGAAATTCATGAAACATTTAGATCACCAGTTATATTACAGGTAATAGAATTCGCTACTGGTTTCATAGCAGGAAGAAAAGATTTTCTAAAAGCTACATTAGAGGAAAAGATAGAAGGTATCAAGATTATAAGTAAAATCATAAAAGAAGAGGCAGATAAGACAGATATCCCAGTTGTTCTACATTTGGATCATGGTCATGATAAAGAATTAGTAAAAGCTTGTATTGATGAAGGTTTCACATCTGTAATGATAGATGGTTCATATCTACCATTTGAAGAGAATATCGCACTCACTAAGGAAATCGTTGACTATGCACATGAAAAAGGAGTCACAGTAGAAGGAGAACTTGGTGTGTTGGCTGGTAGAGAAGATAACGCTAATCACAGTGGTTCATTATATACAGACCCTAATAAGGTATGTGAATTTTTCAAGAAAACAAGTGTAGATTGTCTAGCTATTTCTTATGGAACCAGCCATGGTGCAGCTAAAGGTAAGGATGTTGTAATAAGCAAAGAGATAGCAATTGCTTCCTATGAAAATATGAAATTCAATAAAATTAAAGGTGCTTTAGTTTCTCATGGTTCTTCAACTGTTCCTCAATATTTAGTTGAGGGAATCAATAGCTTAGGGGGAAATCTTAATAATGCACATGGAATACCAATCGAACAAGTACTTGAAGTAATTCCATACGGTATAGCTAAAATAAATGTGGGAACTGATATAAGACTTGCTATAACTAGAAATGTGAGAGAGTACTTTAATAAAAATAAAAACATTGATGAAAATTCATCAGTAGGTGAAGTTAAAAAAATAATAGATGAAAGACCAGACTTAATAGATGAAAGAGTCTATTTATATCCTATGTATGAAAGTGTAATAGCAGGAACTGGCATGACTCCTATAGAAAATGATATACTACAATGTGTTGAAAAAGGAGTTAAAGAGATTGTGGGACAGCTTATTGTTAAATATGGTCAAGTAGGATCAGTTGACCTGTTTTAA
- a CDS encoding response regulator transcription factor: MYKIYLVEDERNLNDILGFYLRNEGYEVKSFTSGLEAEKCIKEDMHLWILDIMLPDLDGYELIKRIKKHNENIPVIFISARDKDLDIITGLQMGSDDYISKPFLPMELVIRTRKLLKRVYKQEENNNIIINDKYKIDINKRLVYQGERLIELTSREFDFICTIIRNRNNALSRDYLLNNIWGEDYYGSDRVVDDLVRRVRKKLPDIRIETIYGYGYRWCDIED; the protein is encoded by the coding sequence GTGTATAAAATATATTTAGTAGAAGATGAACGAAATTTAAATGATATCTTAGGGTTTTATTTAAGAAATGAAGGTTATGAGGTTAAGAGTTTCACTAGTGGATTAGAGGCAGAAAAATGTATTAAGGAAGATATGCATCTATGGATCCTTGACATAATGCTACCTGATCTTGATGGTTATGAGCTCATAAAAAGAATAAAGAAACATAACGAAAATATTCCAGTGATATTTATATCAGCAAGGGATAAAGATTTGGATATCATAACAGGTCTTCAAATGGGTAGCGATGATTATATATCTAAACCATTCCTACCAATGGAACTAGTAATAAGAACAAGAAAATTGTTAAAAAGAGTTTATAAACAAGAAGAAAACAATAATATCATTATAAATGATAAATATAAAATAGATATTAACAAAAGATTGGTATATCAAGGAGAAAGACTTATAGAATTAACCTCAAGAGAATTTGATTTCATATGTACTATCATAAGAAATAGAAATAATGCTTTATCAAGAGATTACCTTCTCAATAATATATGGGGAGAAGATTATTATGGAAGCGATAGAGTAGTTGATGATCTTGTAAGAAGAGTAAGAAAGAAATTACCTGATATAAGAATAGAGACTATATATGGTTATGGCTATAGGTGGTGTGATATTGAAGATTAA